The nucleotide window CAAAATCAAATATAATGTacagaaaaatacataaaacattacatactgacatcaaaaacatgttgatatgtaatatgATAAGAAAAAAGACCTCAACATTtgcattctttttgtatcctgaCCAAGCCCTGCTGGTCTAAACTGACCCTTTTCTTCCAAATTGGAGGTGTTTCTTGAACAGATAGATATTAATTACAGATGACACATTTTCACAGAAATTCTCcacaactttttaaaacttaGATAATACAACTCATTCCACTTTTGTACCTTGTTTGCCAGACAGTCACATATAACTAATTTATCTAAAAAAGTACTTAgctttgtttgaaaattgtagAGTACTTATACATGGTGTGTTGTTTTGCATTCCCAGGTGGCATTCTTATGCGATAAGAAAGCACTTATTCGAAAGTTTAATTCCTTCCACACAGCTTTGCAAGAGATTGTCCATCTTTGCAGCAACAGCGTCCAAATTTATAGCATTTGATCTACAATTTCAACATCACATGTAGCTTATCTTTTTTAAGTGGGGGCTCACACTGAAGTGCCTATATTCAAGACCATATGAGAGTTGTGTATTGACATTATTTGGCATAGGTAAAATTTGCAAAGAAGAGGTTATTTTTAAATTTGACCCACcactgaaaaaaacacatgctTTTTTCTGCTGCAAATTTTACCTTAaacaaaaataggtaaatacgcAAGTCAcacagacttgaatatacgcattAGTGTGAACTCCCCTTTATGTACTAGCATGTCAAACTTGGGACCCTTacacaatctccaagcagatctatcggtaaCAAGACAGTGTCAAAAGGGTCAACCTGTACCAAGAGCCAGCCACCTGAGGCTAAGCCACCGGAGGCTTTTGGTACAGGTTGTAGCGTTTATTGTAATCACAAAAAAGCGAACATACATAAGCACGGTGAATaaacaaatcaccttgaatTTTAGATGGCATGCTTACATTTTAAAACAATTACAAAGATACATGTCACAAACTAATACaaccttgccaccgatagatctactCGGAGATTAACTCGACAGTCCTAATGCACTTCGTGGATTCCGAACACCTCCCGTAGAAGCGGCGGGATGGGCCGGCTGGGGTTCTTGCCGACGTCGAACCGTTTCAGCATGTCTATGTGTTCCGTGGCGAGCTGGCGTAGGTCGGCCAGCTTGACCAGGAGGCGTGCCAGATGGCGGGGACTCCCGGGGTGGTTCCGCTTGAGCTGGAAGTCCAGCCCCTCCGTCATCCGCTCCTGGATCTCCTCAATCTGCTGCCGATTCACCAGGTTGGTACGATCTGATTGGataagaaaattcatgaaaataaatcaaatcttctACAGGTTAGACAAACCCATTGGCCTGATTGCTTGGGGCAAGTAAGAGTGCTCATCGGGCATTGCCAAGAACACATCTTATAGCTTTTGTTTGATCTGAAACAAACGTGCACTCTGATTGGACAAGCAAATTCAaggaaataaatcaaatcaaattttcttGGGGATACAACATACTTTTAGTCACTCATCACTCAGTGTCTTGTTTATCATTCATTGGCTGTTGTAAGGCTGAGTAAATGTCAAAGATCACAATCAGTTTTGTGGGTTGGCACTTGGCACACACTTTTGAAGGTTGAGGTTGTGGATGTCTTCATTGCAATTGAACTCTTACTTTTAGATTCATTTTTCACAATTGCTACTTTTTTGGCAGGTTATGCCATCATAATCTGTAGAGTAATCAACAAAGTAGGATATTTAAAGATAGCCATATACTATTAgtatacacacatatatcttAGTGATGcgctgctagctaatagcctgtgAGACAGTACACTGTTtgactacatttgtatacctGGCCTATCTACAGGCTACAACTTGTACCTACCTGAGGACATGATAATGATACTGTAGAACAGTGCCATCTCTATTTCTGATTTGTCAAATTGTATGTAAAATttatgccaacatgcaattttacaaataaaagtatttgtacatttgtagctcAATATGAAATAGGTTCAGGAAGTCTAAGTCTGGACCTAAACCTCTGGtcctgaacctctggacctgaacttGAACATGAGTTTAGATACGTCACACTTTTTACTACCGTTTGACTCCTTGCAATTGGCCTAACGTTACTTGCACTGAAGGATTCAGTGACTGAGACAGTTTAACTACGCCGCCTAGCTGCTGATACCAAAACTGCAGTTATGACTTGTACCTACCTGAggacatgatgatgatactgCAGAAGAGCGCCATCTCGGTTTCCGTCAGCGCCAGCACGTTGATGGCCTTCCAGAACTGGTACTTGGGCTCCATGATTGGCCACAAGCTCAGCGACTTCATTGCCTCCAACGTGACGACTACGCCGGAGTACCCGATATAGAATTTCAAATCGTAAAGCAACCGGGACGCTATGACCAGACACACTTCGTAGCTACTATATTTTAGCAGTGTGACCTGCGGgaaaaaataattttatttgAGGATACTCAATCtcattttaaatttcaaaaagatTGATATAGAAGATGTAGCTGACAGAACCACAAAGCAGCAAGCGCCAAAAGTATACATTGCGCAGAAAGGCTCTAATTTTGGAAAGAATAGCTTCTTTTCAAAAttagatgtttttaaaaatatagGCAATGTAGCTGATAGAACTACAAAGCAGCaagtataaattatgcagaaagaCTTTAATTTTGAAAAGAACAGCAGACAGCATCTTTTCAAAATTAGATGCGAGAGTTTGACTCTAGAAAGCTACAAGCAGGAGcaagttttcaaaacaaaagaaaatacagggACACAAAGGAAGCAGAGAGAACCAACTCGCTCGTGGGTATGCAGAAGTTTTAATTTAAGGAAAGCAGCCATCAGAATTCTTACTCATAACGTTACTTGCACTGAAGGATACAGTGACTGAGACAGTTTAACTATGCCGCCTAGCTGCTGATACCAAAACTGCAGTAAAAAGCAGTGTAGCAATTCGGCACCCAACAAGCCTCTAGCACAACCTGCTATTGCCATCAACCGAGACAGCTCCTTGAACAAGCAAGAAAGTAGCCAAAGCtcctttaaatttgcagttggcATTCCTATGTGCCAAACTTTGTAGAGGCTGGTAACTACAGAATATACTGAAGCATCATTATTTCACGAAATCAAGAagaatgttgatgaaggttagacatccaggttataagacacgccaaaaaacagttactcattctGGCAAGCAACTGGACATGATTTTAAGAAAGGTTCAAAAACtgtttcataatcatattcagtTGCCCGAGTAATTATTCTTTTTTGGGGCATATCAAGAAGAAGCAGTTGCCCTACCTGGTCGTTTAAGTCCAACTCTAAGAACCCAGGAATTCCTTTGGCGAACTTGGCCATTGCCTCGATGCCCCGGACTGTCTCCTTCTGCAGAGCTTCTAAGATGCGTTGTACGTCGGACAGCACCACTCCTGACTTGGGGAACAGGGCGTCCAGTATGCCCTCCCCAGGGGGGAAGGGTTTGTCGTACAACTTGTGATCCTGAACAGAGACAGCAGTTAGTACAGGAACATGTACTACCGTATTgcctcgaataaagtacgcactttttaaacatttcaaaattcaaaggcACCACAAGTCATTGCTAACGttagggtgcgtactttatttgacgTTATTGCCCGGACAAATTGGAAATTTCGAAAAGGACCTCAgacccttgcttaatcaaaccaggaacccagctgcggtgcaacaatgcatggctcaatacctgccaatttgcaaagtttgtaacttgtcgtaggcaatcctcaagtttgcagagacgatgctggcagagtaaacaagagaatctttaattaatctaaggaatggcattatgtagaagtccttgatataagaaaaatgacctggagataataagaggaacaccataaatttgaatttatcctgttcaaaattt belongs to Branchiostoma lanceolatum isolate klBraLanc5 chromosome 15, klBraLanc5.hap2, whole genome shotgun sequence and includes:
- the LOC136420464 gene encoding peroxisome proliferator-activated receptor gamma-like; translated protein: MADTAMTETATCPFQEKTTNNKRPEVDRTQVTVKSEKNFASVDTGEAVLIIPCKICNDKASGFHYGVHSCEGCKGFFRRTIRKSLTYKPCDGSCTVHRRSRNKCQYCRFQKCLNAGMSHDSVRFGRMPKVEREKIILELQNQKDSVFDEAEHEIQLKVMIDSIVRVYEETCITHAKMEVIRKKIKENAMDHKLYDKPFPPGEGILDALFPKSGVVLSDVQRILEALQKETVRGIEAMAKFAKGIPGFLELDLNDQVTLLKYSSYEVCLVIASRLLYDLKFYIGYSGVVVTLEAMKSLSLWPIMEPKYQFWKAINVLALTETEMALFCSIIIMSSDRTNLVNRQQIEEIQERMTEGLDFQLKRNHPGSPRHLARLLVKLADLRQLATEHIDMLKRFDVGKNPSRPIPPLLREVFGIHEVH